A genomic segment from Stenotrophomonas maltophilia encodes:
- a CDS encoding thiamine pyrophosphate-dependent enzyme has protein sequence MSKRVAEIVVDALQQAGVRRCYGIVGDTLNHVTDAMHGSEIAWVHVRHEEVAAFAAGADSLVSGELTACAGSCGPGSLHFINGVFESNRNRAPMVLIASQVVTSELGMEFPQEVDFKAVYASCSVFCEQVHSAEQARRVVTLACQAAISRRGVAVVILPADISQAEVKHDVPFSVHYTQPVLRPSDAELQRIAELLGQGKRIGIYAGAGCQGAHAQLLELARRLQAPIAHTSRAKDFVEPDNPYNMGMTGIFGIESGFHTLMECDTLLLLGADFAWGQFYPDKATIIQVDRDGSHLGRRHPVNLGVVGDITPTLDALLPMLPPREDSSFLDECIGRRDKALKKREQEEQPGEGELIHPQHLTALLSKHASDDALFTADGGSPMVWVLRHIRVNGRRRTLTSLLHGTMANAMPQALGLQKAFPGRQVISLSGDGGLAMLLGDLLTAVQENLPIKVVVFNNGSLNFVELEQKVEGLLDNYTDLKNPDFGRLAEVIGFHGRTVTRSEDLEEAVLDFLSQRGPALLDVHTSRAELVMPPQIEAKQVAGTALYAAKAVLNGRFDDVKHLLVDNFLKK, from the coding sequence ATGAGCAAGCGCGTGGCCGAAATCGTGGTGGACGCCCTGCAGCAGGCCGGTGTCCGCCGTTGCTACGGCATCGTGGGCGATACGCTCAACCATGTGACCGATGCGATGCATGGCAGCGAGATTGCCTGGGTGCACGTGCGCCATGAGGAAGTGGCCGCATTCGCCGCCGGCGCCGATTCACTGGTGAGCGGCGAGCTGACCGCCTGCGCCGGTTCCTGCGGCCCCGGCAGCCTGCATTTCATCAACGGCGTGTTCGAGAGCAACCGCAACCGCGCGCCGATGGTGCTGATCGCCAGCCAGGTGGTGACCAGCGAACTGGGCATGGAATTCCCGCAGGAAGTGGACTTCAAGGCGGTGTACGCCAGTTGTTCGGTGTTCTGCGAGCAGGTGCACAGCGCCGAACAGGCCCGCCGCGTGGTCACGTTGGCCTGCCAGGCGGCGATCAGCCGCCGCGGCGTGGCGGTGGTGATCCTGCCGGCCGATATCAGCCAGGCCGAGGTGAAGCACGATGTGCCGTTCTCGGTGCACTACACCCAGCCGGTGCTGCGTCCTTCCGACGCTGAACTGCAGCGCATCGCCGAGCTGCTGGGGCAGGGCAAGCGCATCGGCATCTATGCCGGCGCCGGTTGCCAGGGCGCGCACGCGCAGTTGCTGGAACTGGCCCGGCGCCTGCAGGCACCGATCGCGCACACCTCGCGCGCGAAGGACTTCGTCGAGCCGGACAACCCGTACAACATGGGCATGACCGGCATCTTCGGCATCGAGTCCGGCTTCCACACGTTGATGGAGTGCGACACGCTGCTGCTGCTCGGCGCCGATTTCGCCTGGGGCCAGTTCTATCCGGACAAGGCCACGATCATCCAGGTCGACCGCGATGGCAGCCATCTCGGCCGCCGCCACCCGGTGAATCTTGGCGTGGTCGGTGATATCACACCGACGCTGGATGCGTTGCTGCCGATGCTGCCGCCGCGCGAGGACAGCAGCTTCCTGGACGAGTGCATCGGGCGTCGCGACAAGGCACTGAAGAAGCGCGAGCAGGAAGAACAACCGGGCGAAGGCGAATTGATCCATCCGCAGCACCTGACCGCGCTGCTGTCGAAGCACGCCAGCGACGATGCGCTGTTCACCGCCGACGGCGGCTCGCCGATGGTATGGGTGCTGCGGCATATCCGCGTCAACGGTCGCCGCCGTACGCTGACCAGCCTGCTGCACGGCACGATGGCCAACGCGATGCCGCAGGCACTCGGCCTGCAGAAGGCGTTCCCCGGCCGACAGGTGATTTCGCTGTCCGGTGACGGTGGCCTGGCGATGCTGTTGGGCGACCTGCTGACGGCGGTACAGGAGAATCTGCCGATCAAGGTGGTGGTGTTCAACAACGGCTCGCTGAATTTCGTCGAGCTGGAGCAGAAGGTGGAGGGCCTGCTGGACAACTACACCGACCTGAAGAACCCGGACTTTGGCCGCCTGGCCGAAGTGATCGGCTTCCACGGCCGCACGGTGACGCGCAGCGAGGACCTGGAGGAAGCGGTGCTGGACTTCCTGTCCCAACGCGGCCCGGCACTGCTGGACGTGCATACCAGCCGCGCCGAACTGGTGATGCCGCCGCAGATCGAGGCCAAGCAGGTGGCCGGTACGGCGTTGTACGCAGCCAAGGCCGTGTTGAACGGCCGCTTCGACGACGTGAAGCATCTGCTGGTGGACAACTTCCTGAAGAAGTAG
- a CDS encoding SH3 domain-containing protein: MNYRECLLGLVLAGVLAPSAQASGDDGETLRFQVAAHVQAHADPQQDGSIVVQLSPSGKRQTLAGAADADGNSQWSLEDVDFDGYPELVARASVGMVNEAVAVYRFDPASAGFRALQADTHGKDSCGDLMGLSVDRPSRTLTSSCRSGPMWYADQYRFAGAELYLYRAESVLMLGDTLNAALHWEQTDEQGPLAVWRTYDPAGRVLESAIADGLGAPPDGPLRGQQTTVVPARLFLFDRPGASSTKRYLVQGDRVEMLDEQDGWVKLRYRNPKSGAVEGWINVND; this comes from the coding sequence ATGAATTACAGGGAATGCCTGCTGGGCCTCGTGTTGGCCGGCGTGCTGGCACCGTCGGCGCAGGCAAGTGGGGATGACGGCGAAACGCTGCGGTTCCAGGTGGCCGCTCACGTGCAGGCGCACGCGGATCCCCAGCAGGACGGCAGCATCGTGGTGCAGCTGTCACCGTCGGGCAAGCGCCAGACGCTGGCGGGTGCGGCGGACGCCGACGGCAATTCGCAATGGTCGCTGGAAGACGTCGATTTCGATGGCTACCCGGAACTGGTCGCGCGCGCCTCGGTAGGCATGGTCAACGAGGCGGTGGCGGTGTACCGCTTCGATCCGGCCAGTGCCGGGTTCCGCGCGCTGCAGGCCGACACCCATGGCAAGGACAGCTGCGGTGACCTGATGGGGCTGAGCGTCGACCGTCCGAGCCGCACCCTGACCAGCAGCTGCCGCAGCGGCCCGATGTGGTACGCCGACCAGTACCGGTTTGCAGGCGCGGAACTCTATCTGTACCGCGCCGAGAGCGTGCTGATGCTGGGCGATACGCTGAATGCCGCCCTGCATTGGGAACAGACCGACGAGCAGGGCCCGTTGGCGGTCTGGCGTACCTATGATCCCGCCGGCCGTGTGCTGGAAAGTGCCATCGCCGATGGCCTGGGCGCACCGCCGGACGGGCCGCTGCGCGGACAGCAGACCACCGTGGTGCCCGCGCGGCTGTTCCTGTTTGATCGGCCCGGTGCGTCCAGCACCAAGCGTTACCTGGTGCAGGGCGACCGCGTGGAAATGCTGGATGAACAGGACGGTTGGGTGAAGCTGCGCTACCGCAACCCGAAAAGCGGCGCAGTGGAGGGCTGGATCAACGTCAACGATTGA
- a CDS encoding DUF3574 domain-containing protein, with amino-acid sequence MKHLGLVFAVLLATSGCASLSSQAPSAYATATTAELKGDAARPSAGHGWVRSELYFGVGEEQGAGNRPQADTISEAQWRTFLDKEVTPRFPDGLTVFDAYGQWLFRGDAAPNRLRTKVLVVLHEDTPQRRADIEAIRLAWKQQTKHQSVLWSRQPVEVSF; translated from the coding sequence ATGAAACACCTTGGCCTCGTCTTCGCCGTGCTGCTGGCCACCAGCGGCTGCGCCAGCCTCTCTTCGCAGGCGCCCAGCGCCTATGCCACGGCCACCACCGCCGAACTGAAGGGCGATGCCGCACGCCCGTCCGCCGGCCATGGCTGGGTGCGCAGCGAGCTGTATTTCGGCGTGGGCGAGGAACAGGGCGCCGGCAACCGCCCGCAGGCCGACACCATCAGCGAGGCGCAGTGGCGCACCTTCCTGGACAAGGAAGTGACTCCGCGCTTCCCGGATGGCCTGACCGTGTTCGATGCCTACGGCCAGTGGCTGTTCCGTGGTGACGCCGCGCCCAATCGCCTGCGCACCAAGGTGCTGGTGGTGCTGCACGAGGACACCCCGCAGCGCCGCGCCGACATCGAAGCGATCCGCCTGGCGTGGAAGCAGCAGACCAAGCATCAGTCGGTGCTGTGGTCGCGGCAGCCGGTCGAGGTATCGTTCTGA